In one window of Photobacterium leiognathi DNA:
- a CDS encoding D-alanyl-D-alanine carboxypeptidase family protein, producing MKKTSPLFSLVGVTALCTVSFSALAAPSVIPDAPTLSAKGYVLMDYNTGQVLVEKNANEKLNPASLTKLMTSYVAGQEMKQGNISKDDVVVISRNAWARNFPDSSKMFIEVGSEVPLMDLFRGLIIQSGNDASVAIAEHVAGSEQAFVGLMNSWAKKLGMNSSHFANPHGLDHGDLYTTPYDIALLGQALIRDLPNIYPLYSEKSFTYNNITQRNRNGLLHDKSMNVDGMKTGYTSGAGYSLTSSATEGDMRLIAVVMGTKSTKIRESESKALLNYGFRFFETVVPHKAGDKIISERVWFGNKENVELGVDKSSYVTLSRNDTKKLTASVELNGELDAPIAKGEEVGKVLYLVDGKEVGSQPLVALDAVEEGSIFSRLVDHVKKFFAGLFS from the coding sequence ATGAAAAAGACCTCGCCGCTTTTCTCTCTCGTTGGTGTTACTGCGCTTTGTACTGTGTCGTTTTCAGCACTAGCAGCACCATCTGTCATTCCTGACGCACCTACACTGAGTGCGAAAGGTTATGTTTTAATGGATTACAATACTGGACAGGTATTAGTTGAAAAGAACGCTAACGAAAAATTAAATCCAGCTAGTTTAACGAAGCTAATGACGAGCTACGTTGCTGGTCAAGAAATGAAACAAGGCAACATCAGTAAAGACGATGTTGTGGTGATCAGTCGTAATGCTTGGGCGCGTAATTTCCCTGATTCTTCAAAGATGTTTATTGAAGTGGGTAGCGAAGTGCCACTGATGGATCTATTCCGTGGTTTGATTATTCAATCAGGTAACGATGCAAGTGTTGCTATTGCTGAACACGTTGCAGGTTCTGAGCAAGCGTTCGTTGGCTTAATGAACTCATGGGCGAAGAAGTTAGGGATGAATTCATCTCACTTTGCTAACCCACATGGTTTGGATCATGGTGATCTTTACACCACGCCATACGACATTGCGTTATTAGGCCAAGCGTTAATCCGTGATTTACCTAATATTTACCCGTTGTACAGCGAAAAATCATTCACTTATAACAACATTACCCAACGTAACCGTAACGGTTTACTACATGACAAGAGCATGAATGTCGATGGTATGAAAACTGGTTACACCAGTGGCGCAGGCTACAGCTTAACGAGCTCTGCTACTGAAGGCGACATGCGTTTAATCGCAGTAGTGATGGGTACCAAGAGTACTAAGATCCGCGAAAGTGAAAGTAAGGCACTGTTAAACTATGGTTTCCGTTTCTTTGAGACAGTTGTTCCTCATAAAGCTGGCGACAAGATCATTTCTGAGCGTGTATGGTTCGGTAATAAAGAGAACGTAGAGTTAGGTGTTGATAAGTCAAGCTACGTTACGCTGTCACGCAATGATACTAAAAAACTTACAGCAAGTGTGGAGCTTAATGGTGAGTTAGATGCCCCAATCGCTAAAGGCGAAGAAGTGGGTAAGGTACTTTACTTGGTTGATGGTAAAGAAGTGGGGTCTCAACCACTTGTTGCACTGGATGCAGTGGAAGAAGGTAGTATCTTTAGCCGCTTAGTTGATCATGTGAAGAAGTTCTTTGCGGGTTTATTTAGCTAA
- a CDS encoding carboxypeptidase M32, producing the protein MSYYKKLEQHARKLSRLDHLSAICGWDQAAMMPSGGAEARSEAMAELAVISHELSTAPYLEEWFASAEKENLTDEQRVSLAALKRQWMMHNILLAELVEQKSLLGSQCEHAWRTQRPANDWEGFKKNLEPVVELARQEAAIRSKATGLSLYDALLDLYEPGMTTEVLDRIFADVKTWLPQLIQDVQNKQQAESIEPLTSTFPIEQQKALSLNVMKLLNFDFDHGRLDISTHPFCGGVPTDVRITTRYDEADFTSALMGVIHETGHARYEQGLPKQWRDLPVGQARSMGIHESQSLFFEMQLSRNVDFAQQLAPLAQQTFGRGSDTALTAENINAINTRVKPGYIRVDADEVTYPAHVILRYEIERDLIERKIEVTDIPVIWDEKMQAYLGIDTKGNFKDGCMQDIHWTDGSFGYFPSYTLGAMYAAQFMAAMKQTVDVKSAITSGDLSPVFAWLEANVWSKGCTLSTDELVKQATGETLNPKYFQAHLNSRYL; encoded by the coding sequence ATGAGCTATTACAAAAAACTAGAACAGCATGCTCGTAAGTTATCTCGCTTAGATCACTTAAGCGCCATTTGTGGTTGGGATCAAGCTGCTATGATGCCAAGTGGCGGTGCTGAAGCACGTTCAGAAGCTATGGCAGAATTAGCCGTTATTTCTCATGAACTTTCTACTGCCCCTTACCTAGAAGAATGGTTTGCAAGTGCAGAGAAAGAAAACCTAACTGATGAACAACGTGTTAGCCTTGCTGCTTTAAAGCGCCAATGGATGATGCATAACATTTTGCTTGCAGAGCTGGTGGAGCAAAAATCATTACTAGGCTCGCAATGTGAACATGCTTGGCGTACTCAACGCCCTGCAAATGATTGGGAAGGATTTAAAAAGAACCTTGAACCTGTTGTTGAATTAGCTCGTCAAGAAGCTGCAATTCGTTCCAAAGCAACAGGGCTTAGCCTTTATGATGCCCTACTTGATCTTTACGAACCGGGTATGACAACCGAAGTGCTAGATCGTATTTTTGCTGATGTAAAAACGTGGCTACCTCAGTTAATCCAAGATGTTCAAAATAAACAACAAGCAGAAAGTATAGAGCCATTAACAAGCACTTTCCCCATTGAGCAACAAAAAGCATTAAGCCTTAATGTGATGAAGTTACTTAACTTCGATTTTGATCATGGCCGATTAGATATCAGTACTCACCCATTCTGTGGCGGTGTACCGACTGATGTACGTATCACTACACGTTATGATGAAGCGGATTTTACTTCAGCACTAATGGGCGTGATCCATGAAACAGGCCATGCACGTTATGAACAAGGTCTACCAAAACAATGGCGTGATCTTCCTGTTGGTCAAGCACGTTCGATGGGGATACATGAAAGCCAATCGCTATTTTTTGAAATGCAGCTATCGCGTAATGTGGATTTCGCTCAGCAACTAGCACCATTGGCACAACAGACTTTTGGTCGTGGATCAGATACAGCTTTAACAGCAGAAAATATCAATGCAATTAATACTCGTGTTAAGCCAGGTTACATTCGTGTCGATGCTGATGAAGTCACTTACCCTGCTCATGTGATTTTACGTTATGAAATTGAACGTGATCTTATTGAACGTAAAATTGAAGTTACAGATATTCCAGTGATTTGGGATGAGAAAATGCAAGCCTACTTAGGTATTGATACCAAAGGCAACTTCAAAGATGGCTGTATGCAAGATATTCACTGGACTGATGGTAGTTTTGGTTACTTCCCTTCATACACATTAGGTGCAATGTATGCCGCACAATTTATGGCTGCGATGAAGCAAACTGTAGATGTGAAATCTGCTATTACATCAGGTGATTTATCCCCTGTATTTGCATGGCTTGAAGCTAATGTTTGGTCTAAAGGATGCACGCTTTCAACTGATGAGCTAGTCAAACAAGCGACAGGTGAAACGTTAAATCCTAAATACTTCCAAGCGCATTTAAATAGTCGTTATTTATAG
- the pepT gene encoding peptidase T, with protein sequence MDKLLERFFRYVQIDTQSNGSVAACPSTAGQFNLAQQLKSEMEALGLSDISLDEHCYLMARLPANTSADIPAIGFIAHMDTAPDALGLNVKPQIVENYQGGDIALGIGDEVLSPIQYPDLNTLHGHNIITTDGTTLLGADNKAGVAEIMTAIAYLVAHPEIKHGDICIGFTPDEEIGRGADLFDVEKFNAQWAYTIDGGPVGELEFENFNATSADVICYGTNVHPGTAKGKMVNAMNIAAQFQLMMPSDETPEATEGYEGFYHLKSMKPSVAKTELGYIIRDFSREGQEQRKAFMQQKVTELNAQLEKGRVELVLTDSYFNMREMVEPYPHIIELAKDAMIDCDVKPEIKPIRGGTDGARLSFKGLPCPNIFTGGYNFHGIHEFITVEGMEKAVEVIVKLVEKTAEKYS encoded by the coding sequence ATGGATAAGTTACTTGAACGTTTTTTCCGATATGTGCAAATCGATACTCAATCTAATGGCAGTGTTGCAGCATGTCCGAGTACGGCAGGGCAGTTTAACCTTGCACAACAGCTAAAATCAGAAATGGAAGCGCTTGGTTTATCAGATATTTCCCTTGATGAACACTGCTACTTAATGGCGCGTCTTCCTGCAAACACATCTGCTGATATTCCTGCTATTGGCTTTATTGCGCACATGGATACAGCGCCTGACGCATTAGGCTTAAATGTTAAACCGCAAATTGTAGAAAACTACCAAGGTGGTGACATTGCATTAGGTATTGGTGATGAGGTTTTATCACCAATTCAATATCCAGACCTTAATACGTTACACGGTCACAACATCATTACTACTGATGGTACAACGCTACTGGGCGCAGACAACAAAGCAGGCGTTGCTGAAATCATGACAGCGATTGCCTACCTTGTCGCTCATCCTGAAATTAAACACGGTGATATTTGTATTGGTTTCACGCCTGATGAAGAGATTGGTCGTGGTGCTGATTTGTTTGATGTAGAAAAATTCAATGCACAATGGGCGTACACCATCGATGGTGGTCCTGTTGGCGAGTTAGAGTTTGAGAACTTTAACGCTACATCTGCAGATGTGATTTGCTACGGCACTAATGTTCATCCTGGTACAGCTAAAGGTAAGATGGTTAACGCCATGAATATCGCAGCTCAGTTCCAGTTAATGATGCCAAGTGATGAAACACCTGAAGCAACAGAAGGTTATGAAGGTTTCTACCATTTGAAATCAATGAAACCATCGGTTGCAAAAACAGAGTTAGGTTACATCATTCGTGACTTTAGCCGTGAAGGCCAAGAGCAACGAAAAGCATTCATGCAGCAAAAAGTGACTGAGCTAAATGCGCAGTTAGAAAAAGGGCGTGTTGAGCTTGTTCTAACAGACTCTTACTTCAATATGCGTGAAATGGTGGAGCCATATCCACACATTATTGAATTGGCAAAAGATGCCATGATTGATTGCGACGTGAAGCCTGAAATTAAGCCTATTCGTGGCGGTACAGATGGTGCTCGACTATCTTTCAAAGGCTTACCTTGCCCGAATATCTTCACTGGCGGCTATAATTTCCACGGTATTCATGAGTTTATTACGGTTGAAGGGATGGAAAAAGCAGTAGAAGTGATTGTAAAACTGGTTGAGAAAACCGCTGAAAAATACAGTTAA
- a CDS encoding sugar O-acetyltransferase, producing the protein MDILEQVHSQKVYFCTDEALANAQVECLEVLYDFNQTRPSEYDKRQSIMKDLFATVGENCYIEPPLRANWGINTHIGNNVYANFNLTLVDDTHIYIGDSVMIGPNVTIATAGHPIDPDLRRDVAQFNIPVTIGNNVWLGAHVVVLPGVTIGENTVIGAGSIVTKDIPANVVAVGNPCRVLRPITEHDKEYYYKNRRINE; encoded by the coding sequence ATGGACATCCTCGAACAAGTTCATAGTCAAAAAGTTTACTTTTGTACCGATGAAGCGTTAGCAAATGCACAAGTAGAATGTTTGGAAGTGCTGTATGACTTTAATCAAACTCGACCTTCTGAATATGATAAACGCCAATCTATCATGAAAGATTTGTTTGCCACTGTGGGGGAGAATTGCTACATCGAGCCACCGCTACGTGCCAATTGGGGAATCAATACTCATATAGGTAATAACGTTTACGCTAATTTTAATCTTACCTTGGTTGATGATACCCATATCTATATTGGTGACAGTGTCATGATCGGACCTAATGTCACTATTGCAACAGCAGGTCATCCTATCGACCCTGATCTTCGTCGCGATGTGGCCCAATTTAATATTCCAGTGACGATTGGAAATAATGTCTGGTTAGGTGCGCATGTGGTGGTTTTACCGGGCGTGACAATAGGTGAGAATACGGTGATTGGTGCGGGTAGTATTGTTACCAAAGATATTCCTGCCAATGTGGTTGCAGTCGGTAACCCTTGCCGAGTCTTAAGACCGATTACTGAACACGATAAAGAGTATTACTATAAGAACCGCCGGATTAATGAGTAA
- the potA gene encoding spermidine/putrescine ABC transporter ATP-binding protein PotA, with translation MNAEKTSQKPVIQLKGLSKSFDGKQIISGLDLNVNDGEFLTILGPSGCGKTTVLRLIAGFETADNGQITIDGKDVTDIPAEQRLVNTVFQSYALFPHMTVFENVAFGLRMQKVPASEIEPRVMEALRMVQLDKFAPRKPHQLSGGQQQRVAIARAVVNKPKVLLLDESLSALDYKLRKQMQLELKQLQRKLGITFIFVTHDQEEALSMSDRIIVMRDGNVEQDGSPREIYEEPTNLFVARFIGEINVFDATVKERLDAKRIMADVESRHSLIHCDLDVNVGDKVKVLLRPEDIRIEEIHNGDEATGIVGYVRERTYKGMTLDSVVQLESGKSVMVSEFFNEDDPDVDHSLDQKVAITWVESWEVVLADEQEI, from the coding sequence TTGAACGCTGAAAAAACATCTCAGAAACCTGTCATTCAGCTGAAGGGTCTTAGCAAAAGCTTCGACGGTAAGCAGATCATTTCAGGTTTGGACCTAAACGTAAATGATGGTGAGTTCTTGACCATCTTAGGTCCATCAGGCTGTGGTAAAACCACAGTACTTCGTCTAATTGCTGGCTTTGAAACTGCTGATAATGGGCAGATTACAATTGACGGCAAAGATGTTACTGACATTCCAGCTGAACAACGCCTAGTAAATACGGTGTTTCAGAGTTATGCACTGTTCCCACATATGACAGTGTTTGAGAACGTCGCGTTTGGTTTACGCATGCAGAAAGTTCCCGCGAGTGAAATTGAGCCGCGTGTAATGGAAGCGTTGCGTATGGTGCAACTTGATAAGTTTGCCCCTCGTAAACCTCATCAATTGTCTGGTGGTCAGCAACAACGTGTTGCGATTGCTCGTGCAGTTGTAAACAAACCAAAAGTTCTTTTACTTGATGAATCACTGTCTGCACTTGATTACAAATTACGTAAGCAAATGCAGTTAGAGTTAAAGCAACTACAACGTAAGCTGGGTATCACTTTCATTTTCGTTACTCACGATCAGGAAGAAGCGTTATCTATGTCTGACCGTATCATTGTTATGCGCGATGGTAATGTAGAACAAGATGGCTCTCCTCGTGAAATTTACGAAGAACCAACTAACCTATTCGTTGCTCGCTTTATCGGTGAAATTAACGTCTTCGATGCTACTGTTAAAGAGCGTTTAGATGCTAAACGTATCATGGCTGATGTTGAAAGTCGTCACTCATTGATTCACTGTGATCTAGACGTAAATGTGGGTGATAAGGTTAAAGTTCTTCTTCGACCTGAAGATATCCGCATTGAAGAGATCCACAACGGTGACGAAGCAACGGGCATTGTCGGTTACGTTCGTGAGCGTACTTATAAAGGTATGACTTTAGATTCTGTTGTGCAGTTAGAGTCTGGTAAATCAGTGATGGTTAGTGAATTCTTCAATGAAGACGATCCTGATGTAGACCACTCTCTTGATCAAAAAGTAGCCATTACTTGGGTTGAAAGTTGGGAAGTGGTACTCGCTGATGAGCAAGAAATTTAA
- a CDS encoding DUF2987 domain-containing protein yields MLKKGLILAVSCLSLLSSVNVQAQDVNMRYSALYRKLKNNLKEGHDDVKIRLYLVDRAGQTCHVHKASMRKDEHYEELTIPADYALSIPLDSNLRQANPDVTFVIDDGITCDVSMQILAENYQSKVLEQAYIEAIVPQMNTMMADLGGMFSQWFMPKAEGVVITLKDRTFNKTLALKTGKKLNFNSGVARVHLNDLAENESINLSKEIEKISPWILTKS; encoded by the coding sequence ATGTTAAAAAAAGGACTTATTCTCGCAGTTAGCTGCTTATCGCTTTTAAGTAGTGTAAACGTGCAAGCACAAGACGTTAACATGCGTTACAGCGCGCTATATAGAAAGCTAAAGAATAACCTTAAAGAAGGGCATGACGATGTAAAGATCCGTCTATACCTTGTTGATAGAGCAGGACAAACCTGTCACGTTCATAAAGCATCAATGCGTAAAGATGAACATTATGAAGAGTTAACGATTCCTGCCGATTATGCATTGTCTATTCCGCTAGATTCCAATTTAAGACAAGCCAACCCTGATGTTACCTTTGTTATTGATGATGGTATTACCTGTGACGTTTCAATGCAGATTTTAGCTGAAAACTATCAGTCGAAAGTGTTAGAACAAGCATATATTGAAGCGATTGTTCCTCAGATGAACACCATGATGGCAGATTTGGGTGGCATGTTTAGTCAATGGTTTATGCCTAAAGCTGAAGGGGTAGTGATTACATTAAAAGATCGCACGTTTAATAAAACTCTTGCTTTAAAAACAGGTAAAAAACTCAACTTTAATTCTGGTGTTGCACGTGTTCATCTTAATGACTTGGCAGAGAATGAATCTATCAATCTAAGTAAAGAGATAGAGAAAATTTCTCCTTGGATCCTAACCAAATCATAA
- a CDS encoding Cof-type HAD-IIB family hydrolase → MTASIKFIATDMDGTLLCEKKQLPSDFYDVFNQLQQKNVLFAAASGRQYQSLVNTFAPIKDEMIFIAENGTLVMHQGKELYSSTIPTNEIHDILKAVKQVQGCDIVLCGKNAAHTEATSEQALDEIRKYYHNLKLVEDLLAVDDEFIKVAVLNFNGTEEHVYPVLSPQFGDTHQVVVSAKIWLDLMDKNASKGAAIKHLQQVFDFTFEQSMSFGDFFNDIEMLRETYHSYAMANAHPEIKKLARFEAPSNNEQGVMTVIKNSVL, encoded by the coding sequence ATGACAGCTTCAATTAAATTTATTGCAACAGACATGGATGGCACGCTGCTTTGTGAAAAAAAGCAATTACCATCGGATTTTTATGATGTATTCAACCAACTACAGCAAAAGAATGTGCTGTTTGCAGCAGCATCAGGGCGTCAATATCAAAGCCTTGTAAATACATTTGCTCCAATTAAAGATGAGATGATCTTTATTGCTGAGAACGGCACATTGGTAATGCATCAAGGAAAAGAGTTGTATAGTTCAACTATTCCAACCAATGAAATTCACGATATTCTTAAAGCTGTTAAGCAAGTGCAGGGCTGTGACATTGTGTTATGTGGTAAGAATGCTGCCCACACCGAAGCCACCAGCGAACAAGCCTTAGATGAAATTCGTAAGTATTACCATAATCTTAAGTTAGTTGAGGATTTACTGGCTGTTGATGATGAGTTTATTAAAGTCGCGGTTTTAAATTTCAATGGTACAGAAGAGCATGTTTATCCAGTGCTATCACCGCAGTTTGGTGACACACATCAAGTGGTCGTAAGTGCGAAGATTTGGCTTGATTTAATGGATAAGAATGCTTCAAAAGGCGCAGCGATAAAGCATCTTCAACAAGTGTTTGATTTCACGTTTGAACAAAGCATGAGTTTTGGTGATTTCTTCAATGATATCGAAATGCTACGTGAAACCTACCATAGCTACGCCATGGCAAATGCCCATCCAGAAATCAAGAAACTCGCACGTTTTGAAGCGCCAAGTAATAACGAACAGGGTGTAATGACAGTTATTAAAAATAGCGTGTTGTAA
- the potB gene encoding spermidine/putrescine ABC transporter permease PotB, which produces MSKKFNLQNFIIALVVSWLLLFVFVPNLMIIGTSFLTRDDANLIKMVFTLDNYTRLFDPLYAKVLWHSFYMAITATILCLLIGYPFAYAIAKMPEKWRPFMLFLVIVPFWTNSLIRTYGLKLMLGTRGILNNTLMYLDIIDKPLRIMYTEYAVMIGLVYILLPFMVLPLYSAIEKLDNNYIEAARDLGASKVQTFIRVIFPLTMPGVIAGCLLVLLPALGMFYVSDLLGGAKNLLIGNVIKSQVLNARDWSFGSATSIALTLAMAIMLYAYYRAGKLLNKKVELE; this is translated from the coding sequence ATGAGCAAGAAATTTAATTTACAGAATTTCATTATCGCGCTAGTCGTAAGTTGGTTACTACTTTTTGTATTCGTACCCAACTTAATGATTATCGGAACCAGTTTCCTAACGCGTGACGATGCTAATTTGATCAAAATGGTCTTTACGTTAGATAACTACACAAGACTGTTTGATCCATTGTACGCAAAAGTACTTTGGCACTCTTTTTACATGGCAATCACAGCAACCATTCTGTGTTTATTGATTGGTTACCCTTTTGCTTATGCCATTGCAAAAATGCCAGAGAAATGGCGTCCATTTATGCTGTTTTTGGTTATTGTACCGTTTTGGACTAACTCTCTAATTCGTACTTACGGCCTAAAACTGATGTTAGGTACTCGTGGTATTTTAAATAACACATTAATGTACCTTGATATTATCGATAAGCCACTGCGAATCATGTACACCGAGTACGCAGTAATGATCGGTTTAGTGTATATCTTGCTACCTTTTATGGTGCTACCACTCTACTCCGCTATCGAGAAGCTTGATAATAACTACATCGAAGCAGCACGTGATTTAGGTGCGAGTAAGGTACAAACCTTTATTCGTGTGATTTTCCCATTAACCATGCCGGGCGTTATCGCTGGCTGTTTATTGGTACTGTTACCAGCACTGGGTATGTTCTACGTTTCTGACCTTCTTGGCGGTGCGAAGAACCTATTAATTGGTAACGTAATTAAGAGTCAGGTTCTAAACGCGCGCGATTGGTCATTTGGTTCTGCAACAAGTATTGCCCTCACCTTGGCAATGGCAATTATGCTATACGCCTACTACCGTGCAGGTAAGTTACTGAACAAGAAAGTGGAGCTTGAATAA
- the potC gene encoding spermidine/putrescine ABC transporter permease PotC, giving the protein MGRLFKFSFMSVVYAFLYTPIIILIVNSFNASKFGMKWEGFTTKWYEQLVNNDSLMQAAGHSITIAVFSATAAALIGSLTAVALFRYNFKGKKFVSGMLFLVMMSPDIVMAISLLALFLLLGANLGFLTLLLSHITFCLPFVVVTVYSRLKGFDVKMLEAARDLGASEWVILKQIILPLAKPAVAAGWLLSFTLSLDDVIVSSFVTGPTYEILPLKIYSMVRVGISPEVNALATIMLCVSLVLVICSQLLARDKVK; this is encoded by the coding sequence ATGGGACGCTTGTTTAAATTTAGTTTTATGTCGGTGGTATATGCGTTTCTATATACCCCAATCATTATTCTGATTGTTAACTCATTCAATGCCAGCAAGTTTGGTATGAAGTGGGAAGGCTTTACTACTAAGTGGTATGAGCAACTGGTTAACAACGACAGTTTAATGCAAGCGGCTGGACACTCGATCACTATCGCTGTGTTCTCAGCAACGGCTGCTGCCCTAATTGGTAGCTTAACGGCGGTTGCCCTGTTCCGTTATAACTTTAAAGGTAAGAAGTTCGTATCTGGTATGCTGTTTCTCGTTATGATGTCACCAGACATCGTAATGGCAATCTCGCTACTTGCACTGTTCTTACTATTGGGTGCTAACTTAGGTTTCTTAACGCTACTCCTATCACACATCACATTCTGTCTACCGTTTGTTGTTGTTACAGTTTACAGCCGTTTAAAAGGCTTTGATGTGAAAATGCTAGAAGCAGCACGTGACCTTGGTGCAAGTGAGTGGGTTATCTTAAAACAGATCATCCTACCGTTAGCGAAGCCTGCTGTTGCAGCGGGTTGGCTACTAAGCTTCACCCTATCGCTAGATGACGTAATTGTGAGTTCGTTTGTAACGGGCCCAACTTACGAAATCCTACCATTGAAGATTTACTCAATGGTACGTGTAGGTATTTCACCAGAAGTGAATGCCCTAGCAACAATCATGCTGTGTGTTTCTCTTGTGCTTGTTATTTGTTCGCAATTACTGGCACGAGACAAAGTAAAGTAA
- a CDS encoding flavin reductase family protein — MDNDNIEFTKHDIEDMEKRYRVQLMNCLSGFKSANLIGTVDNDGNENLAIVSSVIHLGSSPALLGFIMRPAKVERHTYTNIQQTEEFTINAVCEEFYQQAHQTSARYPQNISEFNEVGLTPFYDSSCRAPFVLESPIKIGLRLLEVIDIKSNDTHMVVGEVQKLYLPQSSIKADGHINIEGLDLMTISGLDNYHVTQSLGRLSYAKPDKSIVPLNMDGKAFFIEN; from the coding sequence ATGGATAATGATAATATTGAATTTACCAAACACGATATTGAAGACATGGAAAAACGTTATCGTGTGCAACTCATGAACTGCTTATCAGGCTTTAAAAGTGCCAATTTGATTGGAACGGTTGATAATGATGGTAATGAAAATTTAGCGATCGTCAGTTCCGTCATTCATCTTGGTTCATCCCCTGCGTTGCTGGGCTTTATCATGCGTCCTGCAAAAGTCGAGAGACATACTTACACTAATATCCAGCAAACTGAAGAATTTACAATTAATGCTGTTTGTGAAGAGTTTTACCAACAAGCACATCAAACCTCAGCTCGTTACCCACAAAACATTTCCGAATTTAATGAAGTTGGCCTTACGCCATTTTACGATAGTAGTTGTAGAGCCCCATTTGTTTTGGAAAGTCCGATAAAAATTGGGTTACGGCTATTAGAAGTGATTGATATAAAGTCTAACGATACACACATGGTCGTTGGTGAAGTACAGAAATTATACTTACCACAATCATCAATAAAGGCGGACGGCCATATAAATATTGAAGGGTTAGATTTAATGACCATATCAGGGCTTGATAACTATCATGTTACGCAAAGTTTAGGACGTTTGAGTTATGCGAAACCCGACAAATCCATTGTGCCGTTAAATATGGATGGCAAAGCATTCTTTATAGAAAATTAA
- a CDS encoding extracellular solute-binding protein: MKKWSSLVIGTALLSATASINAFAAEDEKDKQLVFMNWGPYISTELREQFTKETGIKVIYSTYESNETMYAKLRAHPEGYDLVVPSTYFVAKMRNEGMLQKIDKSKLSNFTELDKNYLDKPFDPNNDYSLPHVIAMTGLAVNTDMYDPEDFDSWADLWNPELKGQLMLMDDTREVFHIALRKLGYSGNTTNPKEIDEAKAELEKLMPNVLVFNSDNPAAPYLAGEVGLGMLWNGSAAAAQKEGLPIKLIWLKEGGIFWVDSLAITKNAKNVEAAHKMIDFLLRPDIAAQISEQTGYLTAVEKSNAKYKDNPTLFPPQEDLDRGEWQDSVGDMNVRYENYFLELKADQ; the protein is encoded by the coding sequence ATGAAAAAATGGTCATCTCTTGTTATCGGTACCGCTCTACTTTCTGCAACGGCAAGCATTAACGCTTTCGCTGCTGAAGACGAGAAAGACAAACAGTTAGTATTTATGAACTGGGGTCCTTATATCTCTACAGAGCTTCGTGAGCAATTCACGAAAGAGACAGGTATTAAAGTGATCTACTCGACTTACGAGTCGAATGAAACCATGTATGCAAAACTTCGTGCTCATCCAGAAGGTTATGATCTGGTTGTGCCATCAACATACTTTGTTGCGAAAATGCGTAACGAAGGCATGTTACAAAAGATTGATAAGTCTAAGCTGTCTAACTTCACAGAGCTAGACAAGAACTACCTAGACAAGCCATTTGATCCAAATAACGATTACTCTCTTCCACACGTAATCGCGATGACAGGCCTTGCTGTTAACACAGACATGTACGACCCAGAAGATTTCGATAGCTGGGCAGATCTATGGAACCCTGAGCTGAAAGGTCAACTAATGCTAATGGACGACACTCGTGAAGTGTTCCACATTGCATTACGTAAGTTAGGTTACTCTGGTAACACAACTAACCCGAAAGAAATTGACGAAGCAAAAGCAGAGCTTGAGAAACTCATGCCAAACGTATTGGTATTTAACTCAGACAACCCTGCTGCGCCTTATCTTGCAGGTGAAGTGGGTCTAGGTATGCTTTGGAACGGCTCTGCAGCAGCGGCACAAAAAGAAGGCTTACCAATTAAGCTAATTTGGCTAAAAGAAGGCGGTATCTTCTGGGTAGATAGCCTAGCTATTACTAAGAACGCGAAAAACGTAGAAGCGGCACACAAGATGATCGACTTCCTACTACGTCCAGATATCGCTGCACAAATTTCAGAGCAAACGGGTTACTTAACCGCGGTTGAGAAATCAAACGCGAAGTACAAAGACAACCCTACACTATTCCCACCACAAGAAGATCTTGATCGTGGTGAGTGGCAAGACTCTGTTGGTGATATGAATGTTCGCTACGAGAATTACTTCCTTGAATTAAAAGCGGATCAATAA